The Actinomadura graeca nucleotide sequence GAACAGGGCGACCTGGTGCGCGCCTACGGCCGCCGCGTCCACGACCCCGACCCGGCGGTGCACGTCCCCGCCTCGCGCGCCTGGATGGGATGGGAGCTGTCGGCCAACACCCTGTTGCCCGTGCCGCCGCCCGACCTGGACGATTCCCTCCTCGTCGCGTTCGCCCGCATCACGCACCACTACATCGCCAACGGGGGATTCCTTCCTGAGGAGGGACTGCTCGCGGGCGTGGACCGCATCCGGCACATCCCCGCCGTGGTCGTGAACGGGCGCTACGACATCAAGACGCCGCCGGACCAGGCATGGGACCTGCACCGCGCCTGGCCCGAGGCGGAGTTCACCATCGTCGAGGACGCGGGGCACGGCGGGTCCGAGCCTGGGACGCGGCACGTCCTCATCGAGGCGACCGACCGCTTCCGCGGATGACCACCTTTTCGGACCCCGGTGCCGGTGACGGCCCTCTCACGGCGAGGCCCGGGAACCCCTGTGCGCACGCCGTTTCCGCACCTGGCGGCGGTCGTCGCGGAGCGATCCGCTCACTCTCCGACGACCTGGACATGTCCACTCGTCCCTCGCAAGTCACTGCAGTCATGTCGACTAGTGCGTATGGTTCATTCCATGCCGAAGAGCGAAGAGCGCGACAATAGCGGCCCCGAGGAGACGGCCGCGACTCCGGAAGCCGCGGTCTCCGGAGGCGCGAAGCCGCAGGACGGCGTGCCCCCGCCCCCGGGGGACGACGCGGGCGCGCAGGACCCGCGGGGCGGCGGCCCGACGCCGGAACGTCCCGCCGAGACGGCCGTCGCGCGGGTGGGCGACCCGGTCGCGGTGTGGCCGTGCGCCAACTGCGGACGGCCCGTCCCGCAGCCGGTGGGGGCGGTGCGCTCCGTCCGCTACTGCCAGGACAACGACGGCGCCTGCGCCCGCGAGGCCCGCGACCGCCGCGACCGCGGCCGCGACGCGCCGGGGCTGACCGGCCAGGTCGCCTCCACCTGGGAGATGGTCGAGCGCCTGGAGAAGGCCGCCGACCTGCTCGCCGACTCGCTGACCTCCGAGCTGAGCGTCGCCGGCGTCGAGCGCCGCGTCGCCGAGGTGCGCGCCGAGGCCGCCCGCGAGCTCGCCATCGCGCAGAGCGAGCGCGACTCCTCCCAGCGCAAGGCCGAGGAGGCGTGGCACGAGGCGACCTCCGCCCGCGGCCGCGCCGAGAGCGCCGAGAAGGAGGCCGCGCACGCCCGCGAGGAGGCCAAGCTCGCCACCTCCAAGCGCGACGCCGCCCAGCAGGCGTGGGAGGAGGCCCACCAGGTCGCGCAGCAGTCGATGACCGCCAAGCTCGCCGCCGAGAGCGAGCGCGACCGCATCGCCGCGCGCGAGACCGAGCTGCTCGCCGCCCTGGAGGCGGCGCGCGCCGAACTCGTCACCCTGCACGCCAGACTCTCCGAGACCGAGGGGGCCGTCGAGTCCCAGCGCGTCGAGGCGGCCGTCGCCAAGCAGGGCGCCGAGGACCTGCGCAACGCCATGCGCGACACCGAGGCGCAGCGGCAGCGGGCGATGCAGGCCGCCAGCAAGGCCGAGGCCGAGCGCGCCACCGCCCTGCGGGCCCAGTCCGAGGCGGAGGCCGAGCTCGTGCGCGCCAACGCCCGGGCCGAGGAGGCGGTCAAGGAGCGTGACGCCGCCCAGGCCATGGCCCAGGCCGCCACCGCCGAGCGCGAGGAGCTCAACGCCAAGATCAGCGACCAGTCGGTGCAGCTCCGGCAGCTGTCCCAGTCGGTCGCCGAGCAGCAGGCCGCGCTGACCGCCCTCGCCGAGGAGCGCGACGCCGCCCGCGCCGAGGCCGACCGTGCCCGCCGCCAGGTGGACCAGTTCACGCACAACACGCTGTCGTCCAACATCCCGCCCGGCGGCCGGATGCCGGGCGGCGGCACCCCGGCGCCCTCCGCGGGCCTCTCGCACAACGCGGCACCCCCGCCGCCCCCCGGGATCCCGCCGGGCCCGCCCCCGATCGGCCCCGGCCCGTCCGCGGCCCCCCGCCCGCAGAACGCGCCGGTCCCGCTCAGCGCGCCGCCCCCGAGCCACCCGGCCCAGGGCACCGTCCCGCCGGGCCGCGGGCAGTCGTCACTGAACGGCGCCGACCGGGAGGACCCCCTCTTCACCGGCCCCTGACGGCCCGGCTCACCCGAACTTGACGACCATGAGGAGCACCATCGCCGACCCCGCGACGAGGAGCGCGGTGTGCGTGCGCTCCTTCGCGGCCGTCTGCCGCAGGCTGCTCACCCTTTTGCGGCCGAGCCGCACGTCGAACACCGCACGTCGTGCCCGTTCCCAGTGGATGCCCGTGTAGATCGCGAGCCCGGCCAGCCCGAGCAGCAGTAACCCGGTTCCGTATCCGCTCATCTGTCCCGCCTCCGTGTTCGCGGAAGCTCACAGTGAACAGCGGACCGGCCCGGCCGGGCCGCGTCAAACGACACATTTCCAGAATCCATGCGGAACCGGACCACCACCGCGCGGTACCGATTCCCCGGTGAACGTGACCCCCTGGCACGTTCCCGCCGGATCACCGCCCGAACGTCTCC carries:
- a CDS encoding chromosome segregation ATPase; the protein is MPKSEERDNSGPEETAATPEAAVSGGAKPQDGVPPPPGDDAGAQDPRGGGPTPERPAETAVARVGDPVAVWPCANCGRPVPQPVGAVRSVRYCQDNDGACAREARDRRDRGRDAPGLTGQVASTWEMVERLEKAADLLADSLTSELSVAGVERRVAEVRAEAARELAIAQSERDSSQRKAEEAWHEATSARGRAESAEKEAAHAREEAKLATSKRDAAQQAWEEAHQVAQQSMTAKLAAESERDRIAARETELLAALEAARAELVTLHARLSETEGAVESQRVEAAVAKQGAEDLRNAMRDTEAQRQRAMQAASKAEAERATALRAQSEAEAELVRANARAEEAVKERDAAQAMAQAATAEREELNAKISDQSVQLRQLSQSVAEQQAALTALAEERDAARAEADRARRQVDQFTHNTLSSNIPPGGRMPGGGTPAPSAGLSHNAAPPPPPGIPPGPPPIGPGPSAAPRPQNAPVPLSAPPPSHPAQGTVPPGRGQSSLNGADREDPLFTGP